The following coding sequences are from one Kallotenue papyrolyticum window:
- a CDS encoding glycosyltransferase family 4 protein, which translates to MSPAHAAPQPLRIALLDSWLQSAVEGSGTAVGIGGLAEALRRLGHHVERIAPAPDNLPITLRRLRFNLSLPRRFDPARYDLVIGFDWDGVWLPLRPAQRRHYVCSIKGIIAEELQHERGRIRLLFSLLARLEGLNARRAARVIATSRYCRTRIAYHYRVPSERIGIVPEGIDVAAWSAALAATPPRVDQRPTILCVARQYPRKRVRDLLDAFALLRRHLPTAQLRIVGDGPEHQRLRAQAQRLGISDSVAFLGGLPDEAVRREYAHCDVFCLPSAQEGFGIVFLEAMVAGKPIVATTAAAIPEVVQHGTSGILVPVGDVHAIAGALFALLTDAERRAAYGAAARARVQDYDWLRVAQRFLDEVAPLLVAEG; encoded by the coding sequence ATGAGTCCAGCGCACGCTGCTCCACAGCCGCTGCGCATCGCGCTGCTCGACTCGTGGCTCCAAAGCGCGGTAGAGGGCAGCGGCACCGCGGTCGGGATCGGCGGGCTGGCCGAGGCACTGCGCCGCCTAGGCCACCATGTCGAGCGCATCGCGCCCGCGCCCGACAACCTGCCGATTACGCTGCGCCGCCTGCGCTTCAACCTGAGTCTGCCACGCCGCTTCGATCCGGCGCGCTACGACCTGGTGATCGGCTTCGACTGGGATGGCGTGTGGCTACCGCTCCGACCAGCGCAGCGCCGGCACTATGTCTGCTCGATCAAAGGCATCATCGCCGAGGAGCTGCAACACGAACGTGGGCGCATTCGGCTACTCTTCAGTCTGCTGGCACGCCTGGAAGGGCTGAATGCGCGACGCGCCGCACGGGTGATCGCGACGAGCCGGTACTGCCGCACGCGCATCGCCTACCACTACCGCGTACCGTCGGAACGCATCGGCATCGTGCCGGAGGGCATCGACGTCGCTGCCTGGAGCGCGGCGCTGGCCGCCACGCCGCCGCGTGTCGATCAGCGTCCGACGATCCTATGCGTGGCACGCCAGTATCCGCGCAAGCGGGTGCGCGACCTGCTGGATGCCTTTGCTCTGCTGCGCCGTCACCTGCCCACAGCGCAACTACGCATCGTCGGCGATGGACCGGAACATCAACGCCTGCGCGCGCAGGCGCAGCGCCTGGGCATCAGCGATAGCGTTGCGTTTCTGGGCGGCCTGCCCGATGAGGCGGTACGCCGCGAGTACGCCCATTGCGATGTCTTTTGCCTGCCGAGCGCGCAGGAGGGCTTCGGCATTGTGTTTCTCGAGGCAATGGTCGCGGGCAAGCCGATTGTGGCGACCACCGCCGCGGCCATCCCGGAGGTGGTGCAGCATGGTACCAGCGGCATCCTGGTGCCGGTCGGTGATGTGCACGCCATCGCCGGCGCACTGTTCGCGCTGCTGACGGATGCAGAGCGGCGCGCCGCCTATGGTGCAGCCGCGCGCGCGCGTGTGCAGGACTACGACTGGCTGCGCGTGGCACAACGTTTTCTGGATGAGGTGGCGCCACTGCTGGTTGCCGAGGGGTGA
- a CDS encoding ATP-binding protein, with amino-acid sequence MDPDRQLKLLHQISTTLLEPEPLAPRLTRVLRLLCTAQPWLAARITVLHTPQAWSVRLPLETAADWPRRLTARVLRQTRPLRQQLAADRYYLGWPILWQQNRYGALELLLDAPAAAGLLAVLQALMPLLATAIAGDGAVAPAADDLPTTAGLPLLSSDDQRQLAALATQLQAPVLLQPLLACLLRLALERSAATRGAIHLVEPNAHGLHLLAFELTDRPDTTGTALARRAATHDLAKVALANRRAMLRQHGAQTQFAAPLIYAGRLLGAIGLEGSRLEPRALAFVQRLAEIAAPAVLRAQFYQELADARTHLQQVFDELPTGLALIDNHGALLRVNPAWWRLWALQPVAEAITLVPWDMLPHLLPRLTDPLAFSDLFTRPHTEPASAIVALQAPWQELRLLVMPVRNALGVPAGFLLAADDVTREREVDRLKSEFVSVVSHELRTPLTSILGYTELLLAREFDPAERHEFIETIYKEAEHLSNLVEDLLNVSRIDAGKIKLDRWVIALPRLVRELVAQLNAELDVERHRLLLDVPETLPPIYADRDRVRQILGNLLSNAIKYSPEGGEVVLQASVLRQPPASAPPLPPEPALLISVRDQGIGIPPHELGRIFERFYRVDNSNTRRIGGTGLGLAITKALVELHGGRIWAESTPGEGSTFFFTLPIATEMLRTRPA; translated from the coding sequence ATGGATCCCGATCGCCAGTTGAAACTGCTGCACCAGATCAGCACGACCCTCCTGGAGCCGGAGCCGCTGGCTCCGCGCCTAACGCGCGTCCTGCGGCTGCTGTGCACGGCTCAGCCCTGGCTGGCCGCCCGCATCACCGTGCTGCACACACCCCAGGCTTGGAGCGTGCGCCTGCCGCTCGAGACGGCAGCGGACTGGCCCCGGCGGCTCACGGCACGCGTGCTGCGCCAGACACGACCGCTGCGGCAGCAACTGGCCGCCGATCGATATTACCTGGGCTGGCCGATTCTCTGGCAGCAGAACCGCTATGGCGCGCTCGAACTGCTGCTGGACGCGCCCGCCGCAGCAGGGCTGCTGGCGGTGCTCCAGGCGCTTATGCCATTGCTGGCTACCGCCATCGCGGGCGATGGCGCCGTAGCACCGGCAGCAGATGATCTGCCGACCACCGCCGGCCTGCCGCTGCTCAGCAGTGACGATCAGCGCCAGTTGGCGGCGCTGGCCACCCAGCTCCAGGCGCCGGTGTTGTTGCAGCCGCTGCTGGCTTGCCTGCTGCGGCTGGCGCTGGAACGCAGCGCGGCAACGCGTGGCGCGATCCATCTGGTCGAGCCCAATGCGCACGGCCTGCATCTGCTGGCCTTCGAGCTGACGGATCGGCCGGACACGACCGGCACGGCGCTGGCCCGCCGGGCGGCGACGCATGATCTGGCCAAAGTGGCGCTGGCCAACCGCCGCGCCATGCTGCGTCAGCACGGAGCGCAGACCCAGTTTGCCGCACCCCTGATCTACGCAGGGCGGCTGCTAGGCGCGATCGGCCTGGAAGGTAGCCGGCTCGAGCCGCGCGCGCTAGCCTTCGTCCAGCGCCTGGCCGAGATCGCTGCGCCGGCAGTGCTGCGCGCGCAGTTCTATCAAGAGCTGGCCGATGCGCGCACCCACCTGCAGCAGGTCTTCGACGAATTGCCGACCGGCCTCGCACTGATCGACAACCACGGCGCGCTGCTGCGCGTCAATCCCGCCTGGTGGCGCTTATGGGCGTTGCAACCGGTCGCCGAGGCGATCACACTGGTGCCCTGGGACATGCTGCCGCACCTGCTGCCACGGCTGACCGATCCCCTGGCCTTTTCCGACCTGTTCACACGTCCGCACACCGAACCGGCCAGCGCGATCGTGGCGCTGCAAGCCCCCTGGCAGGAGCTGCGCCTGCTGGTGATGCCGGTGCGCAATGCCCTCGGCGTTCCCGCCGGCTTTCTCCTGGCAGCTGATGACGTGACACGCGAGCGCGAGGTCGATCGTCTTAAATCGGAGTTTGTCTCGGTGGTGTCGCATGAGCTGCGCACGCCCCTGACCTCGATTCTGGGCTACACCGAGCTGTTGCTGGCGCGCGAGTTCGATCCCGCCGAACGACACGAGTTTATCGAAACCATTTACAAAGAAGCCGAACACCTCTCGAACCTGGTAGAAGATCTGTTGAACGTGTCGCGCATCGATGCCGGCAAGATCAAGCTCGATCGCTGGGTGATCGCCCTACCACGACTGGTGCGCGAGCTGGTCGCGCAGCTCAACGCCGAGCTGGATGTTGAGCGCCATCGCTTGCTGTTGGACGTACCCGAAACGCTGCCGCCGATCTATGCTGATCGCGACCGCGTACGCCAGATTCTGGGCAATCTGCTCTCCAACGCGATCAAATACTCGCCCGAAGGCGGTGAGGTGGTGTTGCAGGCCAGCGTGCTGCGGCAACCGCCCGCCTCGGCGCCGCCGCTGCCGCCCGAACCGGCACTGCTCATCAGCGTGCGCGACCAGGGTATCGGCATTCCCCCGCACGAACTCGGGCGGATCTTTGAGCGCTTCTACCGCGTGGACAACTCCAACACACGCCGCATCGGCGGCACCGGGTTGGGCCTGGCGATCACCAAAGCGCTGGTCGAGCTGCACGGCGGGCGCATCTGGGCCGAGAGCACGCCCGGCGAGGGCAGCACGTTTTTCTTTACGCTGCCCATCGCTACCGAGATGCTGCGCACACGCCCAGCTTAA
- a CDS encoding SDR family oxidoreductase has translation MARRVVVISGAGRGIGRATALAFGAAGDQVVLAARSADALALVAAAVEQAGGAALAYPCDVTDEAQVRALIAAAVERAGRIDVVVCGAGGAVVAPFEQLSLEQWERTVRVSLTGTFLLCREAVRHMGRGGHLFTIASIAGRSGFPTWSAYSAAKFGVIGFSQAIREELRPRGIRVTTVIPGAVDTPLWEGIPGEWNRAAMLQPEDVARAILRAADEPAHVSIDEVVIGHIVGKL, from the coding sequence GTGGCTAGGCGCGTGGTCGTGATCAGCGGCGCCGGCCGCGGGATCGGGCGGGCCACCGCGCTGGCCTTTGGTGCTGCCGGCGATCAGGTGGTGCTGGCGGCGCGCTCGGCGGACGCGTTGGCGCTGGTTGCCGCAGCGGTTGAGCAGGCGGGCGGCGCGGCGCTGGCCTACCCCTGCGATGTGACCGACGAAGCGCAGGTGCGGGCGTTGATCGCCGCCGCTGTCGAGCGCGCCGGCCGGATCGATGTGGTCGTCTGTGGGGCGGGCGGGGCGGTAGTGGCGCCCTTCGAACAGCTCAGTCTGGAGCAGTGGGAGCGCACCGTGCGCGTCAGCCTGACCGGCACGTTTCTGCTGTGCCGCGAGGCGGTGCGCCATATGGGACGCGGTGGCCACCTGTTTACCATCGCCTCGATCGCCGGACGGAGCGGCTTTCCCACCTGGTCGGCCTACTCGGCGGCCAAGTTTGGCGTGATCGGCTTCAGCCAGGCGATCCGCGAGGAGCTACGGCCACGCGGCATCCGCGTCACCACCGTGATTCCAGGCGCGGTGGATACACCGCTGTGGGAAGGCATTCCCGGCGAGTGGAACCGCGCCGCTATGCTCCAGCCCGAGGACGTGGCGCGGGCGATTCTGCGCGCCGCCGACGAACCGGCGCACGTCTCGATCGATGAAGTGGTGATCGGCCATATTGTGGGCAAACTATGA
- the coaE gene encoding dephospho-CoA kinase (Dephospho-CoA kinase (CoaE) performs the final step in coenzyme A biosynthesis.) translates to MEGSPSAQGTHTPVRPFAHLYLIGLTGNIGCGKSTVLKLLAARGAHVIDADQVTRQVMAVGQPAYRRIVEVFGNEILQQPGGPIDRPKLGRIVFNDPERLRLLEQIVHPATREAIMAWLRERDAAAAPGREVAVVDAIRLIEAGYPAFCDEVWVVICDEREQLRRLVQERGMTEADARARMAAQSPQAAKAAVADVVIDNSGSLAETERQVEQAWQRIMDALRRR, encoded by the coding sequence ATGGAAGGTTCACCTTCCGCGCAAGGCACGCACACGCCGGTGCGACCGTTTGCCCACCTGTACCTGATCGGGCTGACGGGCAACATCGGCTGTGGCAAAAGTACCGTGCTCAAGCTGCTGGCTGCGCGCGGCGCACACGTGATCGATGCCGATCAGGTGACGCGTCAGGTGATGGCCGTCGGCCAGCCGGCCTACCGGCGCATTGTCGAGGTCTTCGGCAACGAGATCCTTCAGCAGCCCGGCGGGCCGATCGATCGGCCCAAGCTGGGACGCATCGTGTTCAACGATCCCGAGCGTCTACGCCTGCTGGAGCAGATCGTCCACCCGGCCACGCGCGAGGCGATCATGGCCTGGCTGCGCGAGCGCGATGCCGCCGCGGCGCCCGGTCGTGAAGTAGCCGTCGTGGACGCGATCCGTTTGATCGAGGCGGGCTATCCTGCCTTCTGCGACGAGGTCTGGGTGGTGATCTGCGACGAGCGCGAGCAACTGCGCCGCCTGGTGCAGGAACGCGGCATGACCGAGGCCGACGCGCGCGCGCGCATGGCCGCTCAGTCGCCCCAGGCGGCCAAGGCCGCCGTCGCCGATGTGGTGATCGACAACAGCGGCTCGCTGGCCGAGACGGAACGTCAGGTCGAGCAGGCCTGGCAGCGGATCATGGACGCGCTCCGCCGGCGCTGA
- a CDS encoding SDR family NAD(P)-dependent oxidoreductase — MAEQQFTGKVALVTGGASGIGAACVLTLARGGAKVVVADLNHEQGQHVVAEVRRLGSEAIFVATDVADPPSVERMVAGAVEAFGGLDIAVNNAGIGGEINPVGEYSIEGWHRVIAINLNGVFFCMRYEIPAMLQRGGGAIVNMASILATVGFANSAAYVAAKHGVVGLTKTAALEYAKQGIRINAVGPAFIKTPLIDANLDQATQEFLVGLHPIGRMGEAQEVANLVAFLCSEQASFMTGGYYLVDGGYTAQ, encoded by the coding sequence ATGGCTGAGCAGCAATTCACGGGCAAGGTGGCGCTGGTGACCGGCGGCGCGTCCGGCATCGGCGCGGCCTGTGTGCTGACGCTGGCGCGCGGCGGCGCGAAGGTGGTTGTCGCCGACCTGAATCACGAACAGGGGCAGCACGTGGTCGCCGAGGTCCGCCGGCTCGGCAGCGAGGCGATCTTTGTCGCAACAGACGTGGCCGATCCGCCGTCCGTGGAGCGCATGGTCGCCGGCGCGGTGGAGGCCTTCGGCGGGCTGGATATTGCCGTCAACAACGCCGGCATCGGTGGCGAGATCAATCCGGTCGGCGAGTACAGCATCGAGGGCTGGCACCGGGTCATCGCCATCAACCTGAACGGCGTCTTCTTTTGTATGCGCTATGAGATCCCGGCCATGCTGCAGCGCGGTGGCGGCGCGATCGTCAACATGGCCTCGATCCTCGCTACGGTGGGCTTCGCCAACAGCGCAGCCTACGTTGCTGCCAAGCATGGCGTGGTCGGCCTAACCAAAACAGCCGCGCTGGAATACGCCAAACAGGGCATCCGCATCAACGCGGTGGGACCGGCCTTCATCAAAACGCCGTTGATCGACGCCAACCTCGACCAGGCCACGCAGGAGTTTCTGGTGGGGTTGCATCCCATCGGCCGCATGGGCGAGGCGCAGGAGGTCGCCAACCTGGTAGCCTTTCTCTGCTCCGAGCAGGCCTCGTTTATGACAGGCGGCTACTACCTGGTGGATGGCGGTTACACCGCGCAGTAG
- a CDS encoding 4a-hydroxytetrahydrobiopterin dehydratase, whose translation MDQSTLQQALATLPGWKLEDGMLRKTYTFKNFVAALAWVLQVGFLAEAHGHHPDIDIRYNRVTLALVTHDAGNQITDKDLELARAIEALAA comes from the coding sequence ATGGATCAGAGCACGCTGCAACAGGCGCTGGCGACGCTGCCCGGCTGGAAGCTGGAGGACGGCATGTTGCGCAAGACCTACACCTTCAAGAACTTCGTGGCCGCACTGGCCTGGGTGCTGCAGGTCGGCTTTCTGGCCGAAGCGCACGGCCACCATCCCGACATCGATATTCGCTACAACCGCGTCACCCTGGCGCTGGTGACGCACGATGCCGGCAATCAGATCACCGACAAGGATCTGGAGCTGGCGCGTGCGATCGAGGCGCTGGCAGCGTAG
- a CDS encoding GlsB/YeaQ/YmgE family stress response membrane protein has product MILNLIIWLIVGGIIGWIASIIMRTDAQQGILLNIIVGIIGAFLGGFLLAPLFGTGTINQNNFSLPALLVSLLGAIILLAIVNLFRRGTVR; this is encoded by the coding sequence ATGATCCTCAATCTGATCATCTGGCTCATCGTCGGCGGCATTATCGGCTGGATCGCCAGCATTATTATGCGCACCGACGCGCAGCAGGGCATCCTGCTCAACATCATCGTCGGCATCATCGGCGCGTTCCTGGGCGGCTTCTTGCTGGCGCCGCTGTTCGGCACCGGCACGATCAACCAGAACAACTTCAGCCTGCCGGCGCTGCTGGTTTCGCTGCTGGGCGCGATCATCCTGCTGGCGATCGTTAACCTCTTCCGCCGCGGAACGGTGCGTTAA
- a CDS encoding SDR family NAD(P)-dependent oxidoreductase has protein sequence MPETPRETIVLPGATGGLGPAVLRRLLPHYRCVALSRSAEALQRLQAELGQPAELHGLQVDLQDDTALSAAMARLGATWGPIYGLVYLVGGFEGGALADTSRETWQRMFDAHVHGAFNAIRAVLPQMRRQRRGRIVAISSAAVLTKPAGLAAYLVAKSALVSLIEVVAREHSAEGITANVLLPAALDTPAMRQVEDRQRLVPLERVAETIAFLLSAEAASITGAALPLTITGDAA, from the coding sequence ATGCCTGAGACACCACGCGAAACCATCGTTCTTCCGGGCGCGACCGGTGGTCTGGGACCGGCCGTGTTGCGTCGACTGTTGCCGCACTACCGCTGCGTGGCGCTGTCACGTTCGGCAGAGGCGCTCCAGCGGCTGCAGGCCGAGCTGGGCCAGCCCGCCGAGCTGCACGGGCTGCAGGTCGATCTGCAGGATGACACCGCCCTGAGCGCGGCGATGGCCCGCCTCGGCGCAACGTGGGGCCCGATCTACGGCCTGGTGTACCTGGTCGGCGGCTTCGAGGGCGGCGCGCTGGCCGACACCAGCCGCGAGACCTGGCAACGCATGTTCGATGCCCATGTGCATGGCGCGTTCAACGCGATCCGTGCCGTGCTGCCGCAGATGCGCCGGCAACGGCGGGGCCGCATCGTCGCCATCAGCTCGGCGGCGGTGCTCACCAAGCCCGCCGGCCTGGCCGCCTACCTGGTGGCCAAAAGTGCGCTGGTCAGCCTGATCGAAGTGGTCGCCAGGGAGCACAGCGCCGAGGGCATCACCGCCAACGTGCTGCTGCCCGCTGCGCTGGACACGCCGGCGATGCGGCAGGTCGAGGATCGTCAGCGGCTGGTCCCCCTGGAGCGCGTCGCCGAGACGATTGCTTTTCTGCTCTCGGCGGAGGCCGCCAGCATCACCGGCGCGGCGCTGCCACTCACGATCACCGGCGACGCGGCATGA
- a CDS encoding RibD family protein: MSDVPTSEAPSGAATIMVHGPGAPFTTLFDEQDLRAGRLLPDAFARLYSPWPLPEPPAARPFVFVNFVMSHDGRVSFNQPGHLGGGDVSRRDRHDRWLMGLLRARADAVLIGGSSIVAAGNHVWTPAAVFPADAAAFAALRQAEGRPAVPLLVVLTRSGELPRSAPALDDPDLPVLIATTTHGAQRARAILGARPWVRELVVGEQLDQPAVLRALRAAEGVRHLLVEAGPQVYGSLLRDRLIDDAFVTLSPIIIGASAEQPRPSLIEGVAFGPQAPPALQLLSVHRHGNYLYLHSRYLP, encoded by the coding sequence ATGAGCGACGTGCCGACCAGCGAGGCGCCGTCCGGGGCGGCCACCATTATGGTGCACGGGCCGGGCGCGCCGTTTACAACGCTGTTCGACGAGCAGGACCTGCGCGCCGGTCGCCTGCTGCCGGATGCCTTCGCGCGGCTGTACAGCCCATGGCCGCTGCCGGAGCCGCCCGCCGCGCGGCCCTTTGTGTTCGTCAACTTTGTCATGTCGCACGATGGCCGTGTATCGTTCAACCAGCCCGGCCATCTCGGCGGCGGTGATGTGAGCCGCCGCGATCGGCACGACCGCTGGCTGATGGGCCTGCTGCGCGCTCGCGCCGATGCGGTGTTGATCGGTGGTAGCTCGATCGTAGCGGCGGGCAACCATGTCTGGACGCCGGCCGCCGTGTTTCCTGCCGACGCTGCGGCCTTTGCCGCCCTGCGCCAGGCGGAAGGACGCCCGGCGGTGCCCCTGTTGGTGGTGCTCACGCGCAGCGGCGAGCTGCCGCGTAGTGCTCCTGCGCTGGACGACCCCGATCTGCCGGTGCTGATTGCCACGACCACCCATGGCGCGCAGCGCGCGCGGGCGATCCTGGGCGCGCGGCCATGGGTGCGCGAGCTGGTGGTCGGCGAGCAGCTCGATCAGCCGGCGGTGCTGCGCGCGCTGCGCGCCGCCGAGGGCGTGCGCCATCTGCTGGTCGAGGCCGGTCCCCAGGTGTACGGCAGCCTGCTGCGCGATCGGCTGATCGATGATGCCTTTGTAACGCTCAGTCCGATCATCATCGGCGCCAGCGCCGAGCAGCCACGTCCCAGTTTGATCGAGGGGGTAGCCTTTGGGCCGCAGGCGCCGCCTGCGCTGCAGCTGCTGAGCGTGCATCGCCACGGCAACTATCTCTACTTGCACTCGCGCTATCTGCCATAG
- a CDS encoding GlsB/YeaQ/YmgE family stress response membrane protein: MQRGTHMGIIAWLIFGGIVGWIASKIMGTDAQQGILLNIIVGIVGAFLGGWLWGLLTGDPEPFRFFDIGSWITAIVGACILLLIVGMVTGRRRRV, from the coding sequence ATGCAAAGGGGGACACACATGGGCATTATTGCATGGTTGATCTTCGGCGGCATCGTCGGCTGGATTGCCAGTAAGATCATGGGCACCGACGCGCAACAGGGCATTCTGCTCAATATCATCGTCGGCATCGTCGGCGCGTTCCTGGGCGGCTGGCTGTGGGGCCTACTGACCGGCGATCCGGAGCCCTTCCGGTTCTTCGACATTGGTAGCTGGATCACGGCGATCGTTGGCGCCTGTATCCTGCTGCTGATCGTTGGCATGGTCACGGGGCGCCGCCGCCGCGTCTAA
- a CDS encoding ABC-F family ATP-binding cassette domain-containing protein: MAIASGSQLSKYYGADLIFNAVSFTLSRGDKVGLVGPNGAGKSTLLKILAGVETPDEGALHLARGTRVGYLAQEAPLDGTRTLLEEARAALAHLQAMEAELRALEGQLGDMAHPQWEARMQRYGDLLARFEHAGGYDSERTIARTLEGLGFTRAQFEQRVGEFSGGQKTRAALALTLLRDPDLLLLDEPTNHLDLAALQWLEAFLRTWPGTLVVISHDRYFLDAVTTRTLELAFGRLHDWPGNYSAYLELKAARDEHLRRVYEQQQAFIAKEEEFIRRHLAGQRSKEAKGRLKRLNRFRYGWNSIHGFVKEALAAPPPTQPQLRLALDAERRSGEIVLRTGAGLTVGYRTPQGERALLRTPALELRRGEAVALLGANGSGKTTLLRTLIGELPPLAGRIELGAGVSIGYYAQTHDALRAEHTILEEVHRARPHETVERVRTLLGSFLFSGDDVYKRIGDLSGGERSRVALAQLTLRAPNLLVLDEPTNHLDIAAREALEQVLSQFAGTILFVSHDRYFIDALADRLWIVENGGLTIVEGGYSAYVEHQANTRATGAANAPARPDTPPRAEQLGTSGGSAREHRERERQQRERHKRLAAIERRAAELEHRLHETQAALEAATARRDLDAIARLGDEYVALEQQLQEQYDLWTSIAEEG, from the coding sequence ATGGCGATTGCAAGCGGGAGTCAGCTCAGCAAATACTACGGCGCCGATTTGATCTTCAACGCGGTCAGCTTCACGCTGAGCCGTGGCGACAAGGTCGGCCTGGTGGGACCCAACGGCGCGGGCAAGAGCACGCTGCTCAAAATCCTGGCCGGCGTGGAAACGCCCGACGAGGGTGCGCTCCATCTGGCGCGCGGCACGCGCGTAGGCTACCTGGCGCAGGAAGCGCCGCTGGACGGCACGCGCACGCTGCTGGAGGAGGCACGGGCCGCACTGGCTCATCTGCAGGCGATGGAAGCCGAGCTGCGCGCGCTAGAAGGGCAGCTTGGCGACATGGCGCATCCGCAGTGGGAAGCGCGCATGCAGCGCTATGGCGATCTGCTGGCACGCTTCGAGCATGCCGGCGGCTACGATAGCGAACGCACCATTGCGCGCACGCTGGAGGGGCTGGGCTTTACCCGCGCGCAGTTCGAGCAGCGCGTGGGCGAGTTCAGCGGTGGCCAGAAGACGCGCGCGGCGCTGGCGCTGACGCTGTTGCGCGATCCCGACCTGCTGCTGCTGGACGAGCCGACCAATCATCTCGACCTGGCGGCATTGCAGTGGCTGGAGGCCTTTCTGCGCACCTGGCCGGGCACGCTGGTGGTGATCTCGCACGACCGCTACTTTCTGGACGCAGTCACCACGCGCACGCTGGAGCTGGCCTTTGGCAGGCTGCACGACTGGCCCGGCAACTATTCCGCCTACCTGGAGCTGAAGGCCGCGCGCGACGAGCACCTGCGCCGGGTGTACGAACAGCAGCAGGCTTTTATCGCCAAGGAAGAAGAGTTCATCCGCCGGCACCTGGCCGGTCAGCGCTCCAAAGAGGCCAAGGGCCGGCTCAAGCGGCTCAACCGCTTTCGCTACGGCTGGAACTCGATCCACGGCTTTGTCAAGGAGGCGCTCGCTGCACCGCCGCCGACACAGCCGCAATTGCGCCTCGCGCTCGATGCCGAGCGTCGCTCCGGCGAGATCGTGCTACGCACCGGCGCCGGACTCACCGTCGGCTACCGCACGCCCCAGGGCGAGCGGGCGCTGCTACGCACTCCCGCGCTGGAACTGCGCCGCGGCGAGGCGGTCGCGCTGCTGGGCGCCAACGGCTCCGGCAAGACCACGCTGCTGCGCACACTGATCGGCGAGCTGCCGCCGCTGGCCGGGCGCATCGAGCTGGGCGCCGGCGTTAGTATTGGCTACTACGCGCAGACCCACGACGCCCTGCGCGCAGAGCACACGATTCTAGAGGAGGTGCACCGCGCACGGCCCCACGAAACCGTCGAGCGCGTGCGCACGCTGCTGGGCAGCTTCCTCTTCAGCGGCGACGATGTGTACAAACGTATCGGCGATCTGTCCGGCGGCGAGCGCAGCCGCGTGGCGCTGGCGCAACTGACGCTGCGTGCGCCGAACCTGCTGGTGCTCGACGAGCCGACCAACCATCTGGATATCGCCGCGCGTGAGGCGCTGGAGCAGGTGCTGAGTCAGTTCGCGGGCACGATCCTCTTCGTCTCGCACGACCGCTACTTCATCGACGCGCTGGCCGATCGGCTGTGGATCGTCGAGAACGGTGGCCTGACGATCGTCGAAGGCGGCTACAGCGCGTATGTGGAGCACCAGGCCAACACGCGCGCCACGGGCGCTGCCAACGCTCCAGCACGGCCTGACACGCCGCCGCGCGCCGAGCAGCTAGGCACATCGGGCGGCTCGGCGCGCGAGCACCGCGAACGCGAGCGGCAACAGCGCGAACGGCACAAACGGCTGGCGGCGATCGAACGGCGCGCCGCGGAGCTGGAACACCGGCTGCATGAGACGCAGGCCGCGCTGGAAGCGGCCACCGCGCGTCGCGATCTGGACGCCATTGCGCGCCTGGGCGATGAGTACGTCGCGCTGGAGCAGCAGCTCCAGGAACAGTACGATCTGTGGACCAGCATCGCCGAGGAGGGCTAG
- the rpsD gene encoding 30S ribosomal protein S4 — protein MSYRGPKGRLIRRFGEDFTHSPKYTRLLQRRPNPPGQHGAQRRRLRMSEYARRLFEKQKLKAIYNISERQLQRYMREAARHPGPTGANLLQLLEQRLDAIVYRLGFAPTIWSARQLVSHGHVRVNGRRVDIPSFLVKPGATIELADKMKHNPQVEAALNARPDDLIPPYLALNREQRSGRLLRLPERAEIPINIDEALIVEFYAR, from the coding sequence ATGAGTTATCGTGGTCCCAAGGGACGCTTGATCCGTCGCTTCGGCGAGGATTTCACGCACTCGCCCAAATACACGCGCCTGTTGCAACGTCGGCCCAATCCGCCGGGGCAGCATGGCGCGCAGCGCCGCCGGCTGCGCATGAGCGAGTACGCCCGCCGGTTGTTCGAAAAACAGAAGCTGAAGGCCATCTATAACATCTCGGAGCGGCAACTGCAACGCTATATGCGCGAGGCAGCCCGTCATCCGGGCCCTACCGGCGCCAATCTTCTGCAACTGCTGGAGCAGCGCCTGGACGCGATCGTCTATCGCTTGGGCTTTGCGCCAACGATCTGGAGCGCGCGGCAACTGGTGAGTCACGGGCATGTGCGCGTCAACGGGCGACGGGTGGATATTCCGTCGTTCCTGGTCAAGCCGGGCGCGACCATCGAGCTGGCGGACAAAATGAAACACAATCCGCAGGTGGAGGCCGCGCTCAATGCGCGCCCCGACGATCTGATCCCGCCCTACCTTGCTCTGAATCGCGAGCAGCGCTCAGGCCGGCTGTTGCGTCTGCCGGAGCGCGCCGAGATCCCGATCAACATCGATGAGGCGCTGATCGTGGAGTTCTACGCGCGCTGA